The proteins below are encoded in one region of bacterium:
- a CDS encoding response regulator: MSGKRFAFFMQEDKKHILLVEDDEMLSKALGDALVGAGFAVAIGSDGEMGLALAKKSPPDLMILDLTLPKLDGTELLRRARLESALVDTPTIILTNRDDVESLSKTLESGPVDFLIKHEQRLEQILALVKKRLNVSA; the protein is encoded by the coding sequence ATGAGCGGCAAGCGTTTTGCGTTTTTTATGCAGGAAGACAAGAAGCATATTTTACTAGTCGAAGACGATGAGATGCTGTCAAAAGCGCTCGGTGATGCCCTGGTGGGGGCAGGGTTTGCGGTTGCTATCGGGAGTGACGGTGAGATGGGTCTTGCCCTCGCCAAAAAGTCGCCACCGGATCTTATGATTCTCGATCTCACGCTCCCGAAGCTTGACGGCACAGAACTTTTGCGTCGGGCGCGCCTAGAGAGCGCACTTGTCGATACGCCAACGATTATCCTGACGAACCGTGATGATGTGGAGTCGCTTTCTAAGACGCTTGAGAGCGGGCCGGTTGATTTTCTCATTAAGCACGAGCAGCGGCTCGAGCAGATTCTCGCGCTTGTAAAAAAGCGTCTCAACGTTAGTGCGTGA